The following is a genomic window from Episyrphus balteatus chromosome 1, idEpiBalt1.1, whole genome shotgun sequence.
aggtCCAATTGGATaaatcagttttaaatttgtgtTCGAATGGTTTTGTGTTTGATATACATTCAGTATTTAAAGTCGTGACTATCGGGAAGTGGTCGCTATTGTGCGAATCTTTTAATGTCTTCCAAGTTATTTTTGTGAGCAACTCTGGTGAGCAGCAAGTTACATCAACATGTGTAAGGGAACTGTGTGTTGAAAGATGGGTTGGCGATCCGTCATTTAAGATGACTAGGTTTGAATCTAAAAAGAAGTTTTCCAATAAATCACCTTTTCTGTTTGTGGTTGCGGAACCCCAAAGTGTATTCCAGGCGTTTACATCACCCCCGAATATTATTGGAAAGTCGACTTGACTATATTGCTAAGgtcatttttgttaattatttgtTAAGGTGgtaaatatatatttatgtatgtaaattTAGTTTTGTGTTGTATTTCAACAGCAATAACTTGGAGGCAGAgatgagtatttacttcatatgtagcagatctacttcattaatttattttgatgtatctgctacgtagcaacctatttctacttcgtttaaaaatttttttctaacgaacaaaatttcatttaagatgtgtcatcttgtttcattttttgttaaaaaaaatgcattgttagTGCTCTTTAGGCACTGCAAGAATTTCACATCAtatacatccaaatcaaagacccatccaagatattaattattttatgtcACCGCCCAAATCCACATAATGGCTGTGGGTCCGGTTatgcattttgcataaaataaatcagacatcggcttttaaaaaacaatcttaggTTCTTATATGGCAGATGGCACATCTTTGCTCATGGAACTAAGACCAAgtcaatgaaaataattttgtaataaaaaacactttataatttgaaattaaaaatcattatagCAATCACGGGGGTGGCTTTTTGAGAAAAGAAATCATATTTGTTATTTACGAGTGATGCGCTTTCAAGCTATGCAGGTCTCATTTAAATCggtgctggttttttttttttaaatatatttatttttgggcattctcctttgttttatatgtatattttttttttttcattatctgctacatattttccaaatctacttcgtttttttgggCAGTATGTTTCACTTTTCGGGCTTAGCATTCTCATCCCTGCTTGGAGGTTTGTGTTTAAGGGTAGGATTTTATggcaaatgctttttttttattaaaaatgctaTCCCTTGTTTGCCAGTGTCATTGCTTGGTGAGTTGTGGAAATAACcgtcaaagctttttaaaatattgggTGTCTTATCAAAGGGGCAGTGTGTTTCTTGAAGTGCTACTATCATGGGATTATGACGTTTGATTATGATATTCAGTTCATCAAAGTTATTAATATAACCGTTGATATTCCACTGCAGAATATGAGAACTTCATTAGACCTACAAGGAATCCATGAGCTTGCTTTACCTAAGGTAGAGGAACAGTGGCTAGAAGTaggattgtttttgttttggtttgtatttaaaggtttttgttttgaaattttttggttGGCTGGAATAGGTTGTTCAGGGCTTTGACTCCGCGGCTCGGTCGCTGAATCATCCAGGCTCTCAATAGAGCCTGAGTGATTCAGAAATCGAACAGCAGAGTCATTAGGGTGGTTAGTATTTTTGTTATTGCATGTCGACATCATGCTCTTCTGGATTAGATATAAAATAGTCTCcattattcaaaagttttcggGTAACGTCTGATATGGGTGAGTGTGAAATAGGAGGGGATATAGGTTTATCAGGACGTGTTAAATTTGCACTCGTAGAGGAGTGAATGTTTGGTGTTGTGTTGTTGTTTAGAGGTAATTGCGAGTAGTTAAGGAGTGAGTGAGACGATATAGATGCTGGTGGTGTGGTTTTATTGTGTGTATTAGATTTGATAacggatttatttatttagtggTGAGATGATGTGTGTTCATGATTATTTGGATGTGGTGTTATAGTTATGCTTGTGCTAGGTTTAAGAGTAGAGTTTGTATTTGTTGTTGcggatttgtttttttgaatagtGTCAAGTGTATTTAATGAGGAAGGGGGAGAGTGTCGGAATTGCTAGGTAAAGAGGTTTGCAGTTGACTAGATGGGATTGTTGCTTTTTTTGCGTTTTGGGCGAAAGTTTCAGTTAGTGGAGAAGTTTGGGTTGGGTTTTGTTgactatataatttttttgcttcGTTCATAGtgcattttttcaatgttttgatTGTGATAATCTCCTTAGCTTATTTGTAAGACGGGAATGATTTTGAAGAGGACGGGTGGGAAAGAGAGCAGTTTGCACACAATGTGCGAGAGCAAGGTTCTGGGATGTGTGGTGGAAGATTGCATATTTCGCATTTTGTATTACCGTTGCAACGTTTGCTCGTGTGACCGAGAAGTTTGGCAGTTGCGGCATCTCATTGGATTCGGGATATATTCcgttattttagcggaaaaaaGACCGATATCAACTGATTTGGGTAATTGGTAAAGGTCAAATGTGAAAAGCATAAGGCCAGTTGGTTTAGGTTTTCCATCGTCACCTTTCTTtgtaaatttgtatattttggtaaCTCGTTGAGATTTCATTTCAGATAGTATTTCTTTTTCAGAAAAGTTTATAAGGCATGGAGCGTAAGCTATACCTTTTAATTGATTAAGGCGATCGTGAAGTTTCACTTCAATTGGGCAATTGCCTGTAAGATCTTTGAGCTCTTTTGCCTTCAGGAAAATGTCTGCGGTTTTTTGCGAactgacaaaaattaaaaggcTACCGTCACGAAGTTGAGTTATTTTCTCATAATCTTTGCTTATTGTGTCAATAGCTTTTTTGAGAACGAATGGGCTTAGGGAGATAATTGGTTTTTCGTTTGATTTTGGTGACATGATTAAACAGCGAGGATTAATCAAGTTGGAACGCGGTGGAAGATCAGGGAATATATTCGAGAGggacaaatttgtatttttatgcttttttcttggttttagGTCAGGGTTAGGATCGGGATCGAGGAGTCTGTAACGACCACCTACGTGATTTGTCCCGTGGGCCATTTTTTCACTAATTTTTGCACTCACTTGAATCAAACACGTGaacacaaaagaaagaaaaaagatgaGAGAAGGAGGAGAGGATACGGTTAGAAAGGAACAACCGGTTTGTGCACTAGGCGAAAATCACACTTATAAACAACGAGATTAGATGTTATCTGCTCAAGAGTTAGACTGTGACTGATATAGTAatatagtaataataataataatatatagtaATACATCTTTTCTGCACCAAGTAGGTTACGCATAGGTTGGTAAATAAAGCCCGCGTTACTATATAATTCGCTAGAAACACCATCCGGATGAAGGGGGTAGAAATCGTAGTGATATTTATGATACAATTTTAAGTTCTGCTCGACGAACACTCTATCATTTAAAAGCAATACCCTCCatatattctcttttttttatacgGTAAGGTCCTTTTGACGAAAActggggccctattttgtaaaacgattatcgttgaaactacttcgttcTTTTTCAAATGCGATTAGGTATTACGATAAtagttttatttcaataaaaacgaaCTACAAACATGGgggtgtgtttttatttttatttattgcgttTTAGTTGCGTAatactcaaaataaattaataggggtattcacgatcctatgcaactggtctagtatcattgcgaaagtgcaaaagtgtaaaatcttacaacactacaaaaacaaaatata
Proteins encoded in this region:
- the LOC129921157 gene encoding uncharacterized protein LOC129921157 — translated: MAHGTNHVGGRYRLLDPDPNPDLKPRKKHKNTNLSLSNIFPDLPPRSNLINPRCLIMSPKSNEKPIISLSPFVLKKAIDTISKDYEKITQLRDGSLLIFVSSQKTADIFLKAKELKDLTGNCPIEVKLHDRLNQLKGIAYAPCLINFSEKEILSEMKSQRVTKIYKFTKKGDDGKPKPTGLMLFTFDLYQLPKSVDIGLFSAKITEYIPNPMRCRNCQTSRSHEQTLQR